The Streptomyces sp. NBC_01275 genome has a segment encoding these proteins:
- a CDS encoding SDR family NAD(P)-dependent oxidoreductase: MSNSDTAQHKIGSGFEASSTADDVVRGIDLTGKLAIVTGGYSGLGLETTRALTGAGAHVVVPARRPETARENLSGIDGVETDELDLGDLESVRAFADRFLASGRTVDIVIGNAGIMACPESRVGPGWEAQFATNHLGHFALVNRLWPAIEPGGARVVSVSSRGHHAGGMRWDDVHWRRGYDKWEAYGQAKTANVLFAVHLDRLARERGVRAFSLHPGAILTPLQRHLERQEMVERGWIDEEGNLLDPDGFKTPQQGAATQVWAATSPQLDGLGGVYLEDCDIAEPAPADGERVGVKDWATDPEQAARLWELSAELTGVNAFAA; this comes from the coding sequence ATGAGCAACAGCGATACCGCACAGCACAAGATCGGCTCGGGCTTCGAGGCCTCGAGCACCGCCGACGACGTCGTGCGGGGCATCGACCTCACCGGGAAGCTGGCGATCGTCACGGGCGGCTACTCCGGCCTCGGCCTGGAGACCACCCGCGCCCTGACCGGCGCCGGCGCCCACGTCGTCGTCCCCGCCCGCCGCCCGGAGACGGCCCGGGAGAACCTCTCCGGGATCGACGGCGTCGAGACCGACGAGCTCGACCTCGGCGACCTGGAGAGCGTGCGCGCCTTCGCCGACCGGTTCCTCGCCTCCGGCCGCACCGTCGACATCGTGATCGGCAACGCCGGGATCATGGCCTGCCCGGAGAGCCGGGTGGGGCCCGGCTGGGAGGCGCAGTTCGCCACCAACCACCTCGGCCACTTCGCCCTCGTCAACCGGCTGTGGCCGGCGATCGAGCCCGGCGGCGCCCGCGTCGTCTCCGTCTCCTCGCGCGGCCACCACGCCGGGGGGATGCGATGGGACGACGTCCACTGGCGGCGCGGCTACGACAAGTGGGAGGCGTACGGCCAGGCCAAGACCGCGAACGTGCTGTTCGCCGTCCACCTCGACCGGTTGGCCCGGGAGCGCGGCGTACGGGCCTTCTCCCTCCACCCCGGAGCCATCCTCACCCCCCTCCAGCGACATCTGGAGCGCCAGGAGATGGTGGAGCGCGGCTGGATCGACGAGGAGGGCAACCTGCTGGACCCCGATGGCTTCAAGACCCCGCAGCAGGGCGCGGCCACGCAGGTCTGGGCCGCGACCTCGCCCCAGCTGGACGGCCTGGGCGGCGTCTACCTCGAGGACTGCGACATCGCCGAGCCCGCCCCCGCGGACGGCGAGCGGGTCGGCGTGAAGGACTGGGCGACGGACCCGGAGCAGGCGGCGCGCCTGTGGGAGCTGTCGGCGGAGCTGACGGGCGTGAACGCGTTCGCCGCGTAG
- a CDS encoding PHP domain-containing protein: MDPVEALDRIAFLLERSLAPTYRVKAFRTAAGVLAELSAEEISRRAQTGTLEALKGVGPKTGQVVREALAGDVPAYLRTVEDEAGKPLTDGAGARLRELLRGDCHLHSDWSDGGSPIEDMGRTAAALGHDWAVLTDHSPRLTVAHGLTAERLRRQLDVVEELNASWAPFRLLTGIECDILDDGSLDQEPELLERLDLVVVSVHSKLRMDARAMTRRMVNAVRDPHADVLGHCTGRLLTGRSRSQAGRRGRPGTEQGRAESRFDADEVFAACAESGTAVEINSRPERLDPPRRLLRRAVAAGVLFSVDTDAHAPGQLDWQILGCARAEECEVPAERIVNTWPAEELLAWTRKGE, translated from the coding sequence ATGGATCCCGTCGAGGCCCTGGACCGGATCGCCTTCCTGCTGGAGCGGTCCCTGGCGCCGACGTACCGCGTCAAGGCCTTCCGCACGGCGGCCGGGGTGCTGGCGGAGCTGTCGGCGGAGGAGATCTCCCGGCGGGCGCAGACGGGGACGCTGGAGGCGTTGAAGGGGGTCGGCCCGAAGACCGGCCAGGTGGTGCGCGAGGCGCTCGCCGGGGACGTCCCGGCCTATCTGCGCACGGTGGAGGACGAGGCCGGCAAACCGCTCACGGACGGCGCCGGCGCACGGCTGCGGGAGCTGCTGCGCGGGGACTGCCATCTGCACTCCGACTGGTCGGACGGCGGCAGCCCGATCGAGGACATGGGCCGCACGGCGGCCGCGCTCGGCCATGACTGGGCCGTGCTGACCGACCACTCGCCCCGGCTCACGGTGGCCCACGGGCTCACTGCGGAGCGCCTGCGCCGACAGCTGGACGTGGTCGAGGAGCTCAACGCGTCCTGGGCGCCGTTCCGGCTGCTGACCGGCATCGAGTGCGACATCCTCGACGACGGCTCCCTCGACCAGGAACCGGAGCTGCTGGAACGGCTCGACCTGGTGGTCGTGTCCGTGCACTCCAAGCTGCGCATGGACGCCCGCGCGATGACCCGGCGGATGGTGAACGCCGTACGCGATCCGCACGCCGACGTGCTCGGGCACTGCACCGGGCGGCTGCTGACCGGGCGGAGCCGGTCGCAGGCGGGGCGGCGCGGACGGCCGGGGACGGAGCAGGGGCGGGCCGAGTCGCGGTTCGACGCGGACGAGGTGTTCGCCGCGTGCGCCGAGTCCGGCACGGCCGTGGAGATCAACAGCCGGCCCGAGCGGCTCGACCCGCCGCGCCGGCTGCTGCGCCGGGCCGTGGCGGCGGGCGTGCTGTTCTCCGTGGACACCGACGCCCACGCGCCCGGCCAGCTGGACTGGCAGATCCTCGGCTGCGCGCGGGCCGAGGAGTGCGAGGTGCCCGCGGAGCGGATCGTGAACACCTGGCCGGCGGAGGAACTGCTGGCGTGGACACGGAAGGGCGAGTGA